In the genome of Dermacentor silvarum isolate Dsil-2018 chromosome 1, BIME_Dsil_1.4, whole genome shotgun sequence, one region contains:
- the LOC119436132 gene encoding uncharacterized protein LOC119436132 isoform X2, with amino-acid sequence MSTTMRQLVSGLVLVIICSGVKAGDVHGGLPDVPQGLDGMGGLDMHFGAMGGAGDPGPMGELGPHGGPYDGAGPGGPPGVLDNRGYGEPEAGPGGGYGGFDGPGGPDQGPGPDVGMEQGGPDHAGPSGIGGLNSAASHEGPYGFGGLGGLGSHGGLGFLGGLGGAGGFDGFGGLGGHRGTIGQGGLGGEHGAHLGAGGIGGHGGELGGFASQGQFGQNGYSGNGLLGVRGMGGMGGFVGLEKQGMSFGAGGPSEGRDSFAGGNGVNGLDSRGGANGGSAGGNSGYGGIDTKGGAAGGQRDGGQGGAYGSQEYRGGGGGGYSGTTGLANEGGGLGGGYGGDGLKAGGVGGYGGLRGYGGERGALTGGYGDQRVKGGAGGFGGQGGYNGGDGGFGQGYGSQGSKAGASGGFGGTGGYASGGGNNGGGYGGPGAYAGGSGGGGGGGDGGGGGLGGGYGGSGGYAGGGGAGGLGGGYGGSGGFAGGGGGGGSGGIGGSYGGSGGFAGVGLGGDYGGSGGYAGGGGLGGGYGGSGGYAGGGGGAGGGGLGGGYGSSGGYAGGGGGGGSGYAGPGGYAGEGGGEGLGGGYGGQDLKGGGDSGYRGSAMLSYQYGGLGGGYVSSTGTNGKGAAFGRSGGGGGSKGEGGSGRKGRSFDNSGKKDSKGGKSQNDAKEDDVSGDVSGLTEAEIKLRQAQIIRLARFTALQATARMSEELGQGVVFLPAVAASTAGVGDLGSSAVGMNGAGVGLAGLGLSGVGDFGAGASLGAAGFGLGAEGAAFNGGVGHNGGAAGVVATLPVPVSVAVEKGEFAKEEALQDPYHYYKFMDSMPTAKHVTYPVLNLHHNFGPGVSVSHSVKHVGNGFVYGHPHNNVQGVGVGLGIRIPILGLGVEYSKKIKRLHH; translated from the exons ATGAGCACCACCATGCGCCAACTC gtttctggccttgtactggTCATCATCTGTAGTGGCGTCAAAGCTGGCGACGTCCATGGAGGGCTGCCTGACGTGCCCCAAGGACTGGATGGAATGGGAGGACTGGACATGCATTTCGGAGCCATGGGAGGAGCGGGAGACCCAGGACCAATGGGAGAGTTAGGACCACATGGCGGCCCCTATGACGGCGCAGGCCCGGGTGGCCCTCCTGGTGTTCTCGATAACCGAGGCTACGGGGAGCCCGAGGCCGGACCCGGTGGCGGCTATGGTGGCTTTGATGGCCCAGGCGGACCAGACCAAGGTCCAGGTCCCGACGTCGGCATGGAACAAGGCGGCCCTGATCATGCTGGGCCTAGTGGCATCGGCGGGCTCAACAGTGCCGCTAGCCACGAAGGACCCTATGGGTTCGGAGGCCTAGGTGGGCTCGGAAGCCACGGTGGCTTGGGCTTCCTCGGTGGCTTGGGCGGCGCCGGTGGCTTCGATGGTTTTGGTGGCCTAGGTGGCCATCGCGGCACTATCGGCCAAGGTGGACTCGGAGGCGAGCACGGCGCGCACCTTGGTGCTGGTGGAATTGGTGGACATGGTGGGGAACTTGGTGGTTTCGCTAGTCAGGGTCAATTTGGACAAAATGGATACAGTGGAAATGGTTTGCTTGGAGTTAGAGGTATGGGTGGTATGGGTGGTTTCGTTGGCCTTGAAAAACAAGGCATGTCTTTTGGAGCCGGAGGGCCCTCGGAAGGACGGGATTCATTTGCTGGTGGAAATGGGGTCAATGGACTCGACTCGAGAGGAGGTGCAAACGGTGGTTCCGCTGGTGGAAACAGTGGCTATGGCGGAATTGACACTAAAGGTGGTGCAGCAGGTGGACAAAGGGACGGAGGTCAAGGAGGTGCGTATGGAAGCCAAGAATACAGGGGAGGTGGAGGCGGTGGTTACAGTGGCACTACCGGTCTTGCTAACGAAGGCGGCGGGCTCGGAGGAGGCTACGGAGGTGATGGACTCAAAGCCGGTGGAGTTGGCGGCTACGGTGGACTTCGTGGCTACGGGGGAGAGCGCGGAGCTTTAACAGGAGGCTACGGAGACCAACGTGTAAAAGGTGGAGCTGGGGGTTTCGGTGGCCAAGGTGGATATAATGGCGGCGATGGAGGATTTGGACAGGGATACGGAAGCCAAGGATCCAAGGCAGGTGCAAGTGGCGGCTTCGGTGGAACTGGTGGATATGCCAGTGGAGGAGGAAATAATGGTGGCGGCTATGGGGGGCCTGGTGCATATGCTGgaggaagcggaggaggaggaggtggaggagATGGAGGAGGCGGAGGCCTTGGTGGTGGCTACGGCGGTTCTGGTGGATATGCCGGAGGTGGAGGAGCCGGGGGCCTTGGCGGCGGCTACGGCGGTTCTGGTGGATTTGCCggaggaggtggaggaggcgGAAGCGGAGGCATTGGTGGTAGCTACGGTGGTTCTGGTGGATTTGCCGGAGTAG GCCTTGGTGGCGATTATGGTGGTTCTGGCGGATATGCTGGAGGAGGAGGTCTTGGCGGCGGCTACGGCGGATCTGGTGGATATGCCGGAGGAGGTGGAGGAGCAGGAGGCGGTGGCCTTGGTGGCGGTTATGGCAGTTCTGGTGGGTATGCCggaggaggtggaggaggaggCAGCGGATACGCAGGGCCTGGTGGATATGCGGGAGAAGGGGGAGGCGAAGGTCTTGGCGGTGGCTACGGTGGTCAAGATCTCAAAGGAGGTGGAGATAGTGGTTACCGAGGATCTGCTATGCTATCATACCAATATGGAGGGCTTGGAGGGGGTTACGTTTCAAGTACTGGCACGAATGGAAAAGGTGCTGCATTTGGTAGGTCTGGCGGTGGTGGTGGAAGCAAGGGAGAAGGCGGTAGTGGTCGAAAAGGCCGCAGCTTCGATAACTCTGGAAAAAAGGACAGCAAGGGAGGCAAGAGTCAGAACGACGCTAAAGAAGATGACGTAAGCGGTGACGTTAGCGGGCTCACAGAAGCAGAGATAAAGCTCAGGCAAGCGCAAATAATACGCCTTGCCCGATTTACAGCACTTCAAGCGACCGCGCGGATGTCCGAAGAACTTGGACAAGGCGTCGTTTTCCTGCCAGCTGTTGCAGCAAGCACCGCTGGCGTAGGAGACCTAGGCTCAAGCGCTGTGGGTATGAATGGCGCCGGAGTTGGCCTCGCAGGACTCGGCCTTTCTGGCGTTGGAGATTTCGGTGCAGGCGCAAGTCTTGGTGCTGCGGGTtttggtctcggtgccgaaggcgCGGCTTTTAACGGAGGTGTCGGCCACAATGGTGGAGCAGCGGGTGTCGTCGCCACTCTGCCTGTTCCTGTATCGGTGGCTGTGGAGAAGGGAGAATTCGCCAAGGAGGAGGCCTTGCAGGACCCGTACCATTATTACAAGTTCATGGACAGCATGCCCACGGCAAAGCACGTCACATACCCGGTCCTAAATCTCCATCACAACTTCGGGCCAGGCGTATCGGTCAGCCATTCGGTGAAGCATGTTGGCAACGGTTTTGTGTATGGCCATCCCCACAACAATGTCCAAGGTGTCGGTGTTGGTCTAGGCATTAGGATTCCAATTTTGGGACTGGGTGTAGAGTACTCCAAAAAGATCAAGCGGCTTCATCATTAG
- the LOC119436132 gene encoding uncharacterized PE-PGRS family protein PE_PGRS46 isoform X1 produces the protein MSTTMRQLVSGLVLVIICSGVKAGDVHGGLPDVPQGLDGMGGLDMHFGAMGGAGDPGPMGELGPHGGPYDGAGPGGPPGVLDNRGYGEPEAGPGGGYGGFDGPGGPDQGPGPDVGMEQGGPDHAGPSGIGGLNSAASHEGPYGFGGLGGLGSHGGLGFLGGLGGAGGFDGFGGLGGHRGTIGQGGLGGEHGAHLGAGGIGGHGGELGGFASQGQFGQNGYSGNGLLGVRGMGGMGGFVGLEKQGMSFGAGGPSEGRDSFAGGNGVNGLDSRGGANGGSAGGNSGYGGIDTKGGAAGGQRDGGQGGAYGSQEYRGGGGGGYSGTTGLANEGGGLGGGYGGDGLKAGGVGGYGGLRGYGGERGALTGGYGDQRVKGGAGGFGGQGGYNGGDGGFGQGYGSQGSKAGASGGFGGTGGYASGGGNNGGGYGGPGAYAGGSGGGGGGGDGGGGGLGGGYGGSGGYAGGGGAGGLGGGYGGSGGFAGGGGGGGSGGIGGSYGGSGGFAGVGGGAGGIGGSYGGSGGYAGGGGAGGLGGGYSGSGGFAGGRGGGGSAGLGGDYGGSGGYAGGGGLGGGYGGSGGYAGGGGGAGGGGLGGGYGSSGGYAGGGGGGGSGYAGPGGYAGEGGGEGLGGGYGGQDLKGGGDSGYRGSAMLSYQYGGLGGGYVSSTGTNGKGAAFGRSGGGGGSKGEGGSGRKGRSFDNSGKKDSKGGKSQNDAKEDDVSGDVSGLTEAEIKLRQAQIIRLARFTALQATARMSEELGQGVVFLPAVAASTAGVGDLGSSAVGMNGAGVGLAGLGLSGVGDFGAGASLGAAGFGLGAEGAAFNGGVGHNGGAAGVVATLPVPVSVAVEKGEFAKEEALQDPYHYYKFMDSMPTAKHVTYPVLNLHHNFGPGVSVSHSVKHVGNGFVYGHPHNNVQGVGVGLGIRIPILGLGVEYSKKIKRLHH, from the exons ATGAGCACCACCATGCGCCAACTC gtttctggccttgtactggTCATCATCTGTAGTGGCGTCAAAGCTGGCGACGTCCATGGAGGGCTGCCTGACGTGCCCCAAGGACTGGATGGAATGGGAGGACTGGACATGCATTTCGGAGCCATGGGAGGAGCGGGAGACCCAGGACCAATGGGAGAGTTAGGACCACATGGCGGCCCCTATGACGGCGCAGGCCCGGGTGGCCCTCCTGGTGTTCTCGATAACCGAGGCTACGGGGAGCCCGAGGCCGGACCCGGTGGCGGCTATGGTGGCTTTGATGGCCCAGGCGGACCAGACCAAGGTCCAGGTCCCGACGTCGGCATGGAACAAGGCGGCCCTGATCATGCTGGGCCTAGTGGCATCGGCGGGCTCAACAGTGCCGCTAGCCACGAAGGACCCTATGGGTTCGGAGGCCTAGGTGGGCTCGGAAGCCACGGTGGCTTGGGCTTCCTCGGTGGCTTGGGCGGCGCCGGTGGCTTCGATGGTTTTGGTGGCCTAGGTGGCCATCGCGGCACTATCGGCCAAGGTGGACTCGGAGGCGAGCACGGCGCGCACCTTGGTGCTGGTGGAATTGGTGGACATGGTGGGGAACTTGGTGGTTTCGCTAGTCAGGGTCAATTTGGACAAAATGGATACAGTGGAAATGGTTTGCTTGGAGTTAGAGGTATGGGTGGTATGGGTGGTTTCGTTGGCCTTGAAAAACAAGGCATGTCTTTTGGAGCCGGAGGGCCCTCGGAAGGACGGGATTCATTTGCTGGTGGAAATGGGGTCAATGGACTCGACTCGAGAGGAGGTGCAAACGGTGGTTCCGCTGGTGGAAACAGTGGCTATGGCGGAATTGACACTAAAGGTGGTGCAGCAGGTGGACAAAGGGACGGAGGTCAAGGAGGTGCGTATGGAAGCCAAGAATACAGGGGAGGTGGAGGCGGTGGTTACAGTGGCACTACCGGTCTTGCTAACGAAGGCGGCGGGCTCGGAGGAGGCTACGGAGGTGATGGACTCAAAGCCGGTGGAGTTGGCGGCTACGGTGGACTTCGTGGCTACGGGGGAGAGCGCGGAGCTTTAACAGGAGGCTACGGAGACCAACGTGTAAAAGGTGGAGCTGGGGGTTTCGGTGGCCAAGGTGGATATAATGGCGGCGATGGAGGATTTGGACAGGGATACGGAAGCCAAGGATCCAAGGCAGGTGCAAGTGGCGGCTTCGGTGGAACTGGTGGATATGCCAGTGGAGGAGGAAATAATGGTGGCGGCTATGGGGGGCCTGGTGCATATGCTGgaggaagcggaggaggaggaggtggaggagATGGAGGAGGCGGAGGCCTTGGTGGTGGCTACGGCGGTTCTGGTGGATATGCCGGAGGTGGAGGAGCCGGGGGCCTTGGCGGCGGCTACGGCGGTTCTGGTGGATTTGCCggaggaggtggaggaggcgGAAGCGGAGGCATTGGTGGTAGCTACGGTGGTTCTGGTGGATTTGCCGGAGTAGGTGGAGGAGCCGGAGGCATTGGTGGTAGCTATGGCGGTTCTGGTGGATATGCCGGAGGTGGAGGAGCCGGAGGCCTTGGCGGCGGCTACAGCGGTTCTGGTGGATTTGCCGGAGGACGTGGAGGAGGTGGAAGCGCAGGCCTTGGTGGCGATTATGGTGGTTCTGGCGGATATGCTGGAGGAGGAGGTCTTGGCGGCGGCTACGGCGGATCTGGTGGATATGCCGGAGGAGGTGGAGGAGCAGGAGGCGGTGGCCTTGGTGGCGGTTATGGCAGTTCTGGTGGGTATGCCggaggaggtggaggaggaggCAGCGGATACGCAGGGCCTGGTGGATATGCGGGAGAAGGGGGAGGCGAAGGTCTTGGCGGTGGCTACGGTGGTCAAGATCTCAAAGGAGGTGGAGATAGTGGTTACCGAGGATCTGCTATGCTATCATACCAATATGGAGGGCTTGGAGGGGGTTACGTTTCAAGTACTGGCACGAATGGAAAAGGTGCTGCATTTGGTAGGTCTGGCGGTGGTGGTGGAAGCAAGGGAGAAGGCGGTAGTGGTCGAAAAGGCCGCAGCTTCGATAACTCTGGAAAAAAGGACAGCAAGGGAGGCAAGAGTCAGAACGACGCTAAAGAAGATGACGTAAGCGGTGACGTTAGCGGGCTCACAGAAGCAGAGATAAAGCTCAGGCAAGCGCAAATAATACGCCTTGCCCGATTTACAGCACTTCAAGCGACCGCGCGGATGTCCGAAGAACTTGGACAAGGCGTCGTTTTCCTGCCAGCTGTTGCAGCAAGCACCGCTGGCGTAGGAGACCTAGGCTCAAGCGCTGTGGGTATGAATGGCGCCGGAGTTGGCCTCGCAGGACTCGGCCTTTCTGGCGTTGGAGATTTCGGTGCAGGCGCAAGTCTTGGTGCTGCGGGTtttggtctcggtgccgaaggcgCGGCTTTTAACGGAGGTGTCGGCCACAATGGTGGAGCAGCGGGTGTCGTCGCCACTCTGCCTGTTCCTGTATCGGTGGCTGTGGAGAAGGGAGAATTCGCCAAGGAGGAGGCCTTGCAGGACCCGTACCATTATTACAAGTTCATGGACAGCATGCCCACGGCAAAGCACGTCACATACCCGGTCCTAAATCTCCATCACAACTTCGGGCCAGGCGTATCGGTCAGCCATTCGGTGAAGCATGTTGGCAACGGTTTTGTGTATGGCCATCCCCACAACAATGTCCAAGGTGTCGGTGTTGGTCTAGGCATTAGGATTCCAATTTTGGGACTGGGTGTAGAGTACTCCAAAAAGATCAAGCGGCTTCATCATTAG